One window of Quercus robur chromosome 5, dhQueRobu3.1, whole genome shotgun sequence genomic DNA carries:
- the LOC126728454 gene encoding uncharacterized protein LOC126728454, with amino-acid sequence MVIPWPFHTWELDLVGLVNPPSCGDIWILVAIEYFTKWAEAVPLYKATKGAVAKFIKENIIVRFGVSHRIISDNDTPFVNNDVRKMLEFYQVKHYRSSPYYSQGNRHAEATNKTLIKIISKMSQEYMGGWATYLSNALWAYRKSPKSATGFSPFS; translated from the coding sequence ATGGTCATCCCTTGGCCCTTCCACACTTGGGAGCTTGATTTGGTGGGACTAGTCAATCCACCATCATGCGGAGACATATGGATCCTAGTGGCTATAGagtatttcaccaaatgggcaGAAGCAGTACCACTCTATAAAGCCACGAAAGGAGCAGTAGCAAAATTCATCAAAGAGAACATAATTGTCAGGTTTGGGGTATCCCATAGGATCATCAGTGACAATGACACACCCTTTGTCAACAACGATGTAAGGAAGATGCTAGAGTTCTACCAAGTTAAGCACTATCGGTCATCACCCTATTACTCTCAAGGGAATAGGCATGCAGAGGCAACAAACAAGACCCTCATAAAGATCATCAGCAAAATGAGCCAAGAATATATGGGAGGATGGGCGACGTATCTATCAAACGCTCTTTGGGCTTACAGAAAATCGCCAAAGTCAGCTACAGGGTTTTCACCTTTTTCTTAG